One Streptomyces sp. RPA4-2 genomic window carries:
- a CDS encoding OmpA family protein, with protein MALPPRSAATTLTALAVLVALGLPGPAYADGTDPSVPPGSVTTSPPPSVDATSPGLKLADGATLAPAKVLDIKSVVEDLGGEERREDTNSDVTFALQAEVLFPKDSSKLNPDARARIDAIADEIKAQKATTVRVFGFTDDLGSYAHGLTLSKKRAEIVHDELAAALGSTDVTFEVRGYSEDYPIADNTSEQGRRKNRRVEVTFPRGASSGTSSGTQS; from the coding sequence ATGGCCCTCCCACCCCGCTCCGCCGCGACGACGCTCACGGCCCTCGCCGTACTGGTCGCCCTCGGTCTCCCCGGCCCGGCGTACGCCGACGGCACCGACCCCAGCGTGCCCCCGGGCAGCGTCACCACGTCGCCTCCGCCTTCGGTGGACGCCACCAGCCCAGGCCTCAAACTCGCCGACGGCGCCACCCTCGCCCCCGCCAAGGTGCTGGACATCAAGTCGGTGGTGGAGGACCTCGGAGGGGAGGAGCGGCGTGAGGACACCAACTCGGACGTGACGTTCGCGCTGCAGGCCGAAGTCCTCTTCCCCAAGGACAGTTCGAAACTGAACCCGGACGCCCGCGCGCGCATCGACGCGATCGCGGACGAGATCAAGGCTCAGAAGGCGACGACGGTCAGGGTCTTCGGTTTCACCGACGACCTCGGCTCGTACGCCCACGGCCTGACCCTCTCCAAGAAGCGCGCGGAGATCGTCCACGACGAGCTGGCGGCGGCGCTCGGTTCGACGGACGTCACCTTCGAGGTGCGTGGCTACAGCGAGGACTATCCGATCGCGGACAACACCTCGGAGCAGGGCCGCCGGAAGAACCGCCGTGTCGAGGTGACCTTCCCGCGCGGCGCGTCGAGCGGTACCTCGTCGGGGACCCAGAGCTGA
- a CDS encoding dihydrofolate reductase family protein, translating to MRKIVLMMSVSLDGYIEGPHREIDWHRVDAELHRHFNEEISRFGALLDGRVTHELMAAYWPTADQDPASTPTEAEFAGIWRDIPKIVYSRTLERADWNTTVVRDVVPEEVRALKEQPGGDLGLGGADLAAAFLRHDLVDEFRIYVHPVLIGAGKPLFPQADALTALQLTETRTFGNGVVLLRYERVPAGQV from the coding sequence ATGAGAAAGATCGTGCTGATGATGTCGGTGTCCCTCGACGGGTACATCGAGGGACCGCACCGCGAGATCGACTGGCACCGGGTCGACGCAGAACTGCACCGGCACTTCAACGAGGAGATCAGCCGCTTCGGCGCCCTGCTGGACGGCCGGGTGACGCACGAGCTGATGGCCGCGTACTGGCCGACCGCCGACCAGGACCCCGCGAGCACCCCCACCGAGGCCGAGTTCGCCGGGATCTGGCGGGACATCCCGAAGATCGTCTACTCACGGACGCTGGAGCGGGCCGACTGGAACACCACCGTGGTACGGGACGTCGTACCGGAGGAGGTCCGGGCGCTCAAGGAGCAGCCGGGCGGGGACCTGGGTCTGGGCGGCGCCGACCTCGCCGCCGCGTTCCTGCGGCACGACCTGGTCGACGAGTTCCGGATCTACGTCCATCCGGTGCTGATCGGCGCCGGGAAACCCCTGTTCCCGCAGGCGGACGCCCTGACCGCGCTGCAGCTCACGGAGACCCGCACCTTCGGCAACGGGGTCGTACTCCTGCGGTACGAGCGAGTGCCGGCGGGGCAAGTGTGA
- a CDS encoding CpaF family protein has product MSLRSRLATPDEGGPAREDGHLVAVYRAKLLEEIDLAEMSSLAAAERRVRLERVLGHIISREGPVLSSAERSQLIRRVVDEALGLGVLEPLLADASITEIMVNGPDSIFVERAGRVEQLPLRFASTEQLMQTIERIVSTVNRRVDESNPMVDARLPTGERVNVIIPPLALTGPTLTIRRFPRAYTLPELIGLGSLDEQMLMLLAAFVRARFNLIVSGGTGSGKTTLLNALSGLIPSHERIITIEDSAELQLQQEHVIRLESRPPNVEGKGQITIRDLVRNSLRMRPDRIIVGEVRGGETLDMLQAMSTGHDGSLATVHANSAEDALMRLQTLGSMSEVLIPFEALKDQINSAVDVVVQLSRHADGSRRITEIALLVSHGREQFRVVPVTRFVPRPVGPDRVVHGRFEHLPLPRPVAEKLYVANEPLPPAFGVVEVLDALDPRQAIG; this is encoded by the coding sequence ATGAGCCTGCGATCCCGACTGGCCACCCCCGACGAGGGAGGCCCCGCCCGCGAGGACGGACACCTCGTCGCCGTCTACCGCGCCAAGCTCCTCGAGGAGATCGACCTCGCCGAGATGTCGAGCCTGGCGGCGGCCGAACGACGGGTGCGCCTGGAGCGCGTACTCGGCCACATCATCAGCCGCGAAGGCCCCGTCCTCTCCTCCGCCGAACGCTCCCAGCTGATCCGCCGGGTCGTCGACGAGGCCCTCGGACTCGGCGTCCTCGAACCCCTGCTCGCCGACGCGTCGATCACCGAGATCATGGTCAACGGCCCGGACTCGATCTTCGTGGAGCGGGCGGGCCGGGTCGAACAGCTCCCGCTCCGCTTCGCCTCCACCGAACAGCTCATGCAGACCATCGAACGCATCGTCTCCACGGTCAACCGCCGCGTCGACGAGTCCAACCCGATGGTCGACGCCCGCCTCCCCACCGGCGAACGCGTCAACGTCATCATCCCGCCGCTCGCCCTCACCGGCCCCACGCTCACCATCCGCCGCTTCCCCCGCGCCTACACCCTGCCCGAGCTCATCGGCCTCGGCTCGCTCGACGAGCAGATGCTGATGCTCCTCGCCGCGTTCGTACGCGCCCGCTTCAACCTGATCGTCAGCGGCGGCACGGGCAGCGGGAAGACCACCCTCCTCAACGCGCTCTCCGGACTCATCCCGTCCCACGAACGCATCATCACCATCGAGGACTCCGCCGAGCTCCAGCTCCAGCAGGAACACGTCATCCGCCTGGAGTCCCGGCCCCCGAACGTCGAGGGCAAGGGCCAGATCACCATCCGCGACCTGGTCCGCAACTCCCTGCGCATGCGCCCCGACCGCATCATCGTCGGTGAGGTCCGCGGCGGGGAGACCCTCGACATGCTGCAGGCCATGTCGACCGGCCACGACGGCTCGCTCGCGACGGTCCACGCGAACTCCGCGGAGGACGCCCTCATGCGGCTCCAGACCCTCGGCTCGATGTCCGAGGTCCTGATCCCCTTCGAGGCGCTGAAGGACCAGATCAACTCGGCCGTCGACGTGGTCGTCCAGCTGTCCCGGCACGCCGACGGCTCCCGCAGGATCACCGAGATCGCCCTGCTGGTCTCGCACGGCCGTGAACAGTTCCGGGTCGTCCCCGTCACCCGTTTCGTCCCGCGCCCCGTCGGCCCCGACCGTGTCGTCCACGGCCGCTTCGAGCACCTTCCGCTGCCCCGTCCGGTCGCCGAGAAGCTGTACGTCGCCAACGAGCCGCTGCCGCCCGCCTTCGGCGTCGTCGAGGTCCTGGACGCGCTCGACCCCAGGCAGGCCATCGGATGA
- a CDS encoding pilus assembly protein TadG-related protein yields the protein MRSDDGQTLPIYIWLTGILLFAALAFFAFALAASARNGAQSAADAAALAAAQDARDELMDKLGAAIGQDDNWLEWLDGVQGPDGLGADAAAQQLAAENDSTLRGLQAVERNGYPGYQADIQTNYTVGRSIIPGTETRHATAHAVAVIQPRCDFDPAADPKKPVELSCDGETVNIDPGNFDPVDLPDASVLFSVHLAE from the coding sequence CTGCGGAGTGACGACGGGCAGACCCTCCCGATCTACATCTGGTTGACGGGGATCCTGCTCTTCGCCGCCTTAGCTTTCTTCGCGTTTGCCCTGGCAGCGTCCGCCCGCAATGGAGCTCAGTCCGCGGCGGACGCTGCGGCGTTGGCGGCAGCGCAGGACGCCCGTGACGAGCTGATGGACAAGCTCGGGGCCGCCATCGGTCAGGACGACAACTGGCTGGAGTGGCTCGACGGGGTACAGGGTCCTGATGGATTGGGGGCCGACGCCGCGGCCCAGCAGTTGGCTGCCGAGAACGACTCGACGCTTCGAGGCCTGCAGGCTGTCGAGAGGAACGGCTATCCCGGGTACCAGGCCGATATCCAGACCAACTACACGGTCGGCAGGTCGATCATTCCCGGCACCGAGACCAGGCACGCGACCGCGCACGCCGTCGCCGTCATCCAGCCGCGCTGTGACTTCGATCCGGCCGCGGACCCCAAGAAGCCCGTTGAGCTGAGCTGCGACGGCGAGACCGTCAACATCGACCCCGGAAATTTCGATCCGGTCGACCTTCCGGACGCGTCCGTTCTGTTCTCTGTGCATCTGGCCGAGTGA
- a CDS encoding response regulator transcription factor — protein sequence MPDQALSGPTLRVLVADDNPVVRAGLVALLGGHPDIEVVAQAANGEDAVTAATAHPPDVVLLDVRMPGTDGLTALPELARLAPVMMLTYSREPEVAAEALRRGAVGYLVHGEFTVAELIIAVKELGHRGPVFPESLGVSYEPNEISSHLQSIVGQSSSLRSGHGAMRRRRVPNRFDFGLSSREVEVMDLIAAGMNNGQIAAACFISEKTVKNHINRIFAKLHSSSRSEAIAHWLGTARRGWGQ from the coding sequence ATGCCTGACCAGGCACTTTCCGGCCCGACCCTCCGTGTACTGGTGGCCGACGACAACCCCGTCGTCCGGGCCGGACTGGTCGCGCTGCTCGGCGGCCATCCGGACATCGAGGTCGTCGCCCAGGCCGCGAACGGCGAGGACGCCGTTACTGCGGCGACTGCCCATCCGCCGGACGTCGTCCTCCTCGACGTCCGCATGCCAGGTACGGACGGGCTCACCGCACTGCCCGAGCTGGCCCGGCTCGCCCCCGTGATGATGCTGACGTACAGCCGCGAACCCGAGGTCGCGGCCGAGGCGTTGCGTCGTGGCGCGGTCGGCTATCTCGTGCACGGCGAGTTCACGGTCGCTGAACTCATCATCGCAGTTAAGGAGTTGGGGCATCGTGGCCCCGTCTTCCCGGAATCGCTCGGTGTTTCGTACGAACCGAACGAAATCTCTTCGCATTTGCAATCGATTGTGGGACAGTCGTCAAGTCTCCGCTCCGGGCATGGAGCCATGCGGCGGCGTCGGGTTCCCAACCGTTTTGACTTCGGGCTGAGTTCAAGGGAGGTGGAGGTGATGGACCTCATCGCGGCCGGCATGAACAACGGTCAGATCGCCGCCGCCTGCTTCATCAGCGAGAAGACTGTCAAGAACCACATCAACCGCATCTTCGCGAAGTTGCACAGTTCCTCGCGCAGTGAAGCGATCGCTCACTGGTTGGGGACGGCGCGCAGGGGGTGGGGTCAATGA
- a CDS encoding DUF5936 domain-containing protein — protein MLPLLLALVMAAAVAGALLGIRMIRADAKLPSDLALALEVGGTRVSKAESAVDRLGMRFAPTVLRLMGPRRVDAKRRRIDMAGNPGGLTLNRYAARRAVYGIFGVLLGLIFLTNGRLLFAALSLTFGLVAADALIWQAVRERKEAIDRILPDFLDVLAVVVSAGLGFRQALDRVAEKYEGPWADELRITLRQMDMGVSRRQAFDELRRRNSSEQVAQFVSALQQGEELGSPIAETLIQLATDMRRTDAQNARRRAAKTIPKATMVTLVFMLPATMILIATGMFLGSGTNFGSILGR, from the coding sequence TTGCTCCCCCTGCTGCTCGCCCTCGTGATGGCCGCCGCCGTCGCGGGCGCCCTGCTGGGCATCCGCATGATCCGCGCCGACGCCAAACTGCCCAGCGACCTCGCGCTCGCCCTGGAGGTCGGCGGAACCCGCGTCTCCAAGGCGGAGTCCGCCGTCGACCGCCTCGGCATGCGCTTCGCCCCCACGGTGCTGCGCCTGATGGGCCCCCGCCGCGTCGACGCCAAACGCCGGCGCATAGACATGGCGGGCAACCCCGGCGGCCTGACGCTCAACCGCTATGCAGCGCGCCGCGCGGTGTACGGCATCTTCGGCGTCCTGCTGGGCCTGATCTTCCTCACCAACGGCCGGCTCCTGTTCGCCGCGCTCTCACTGACCTTCGGCCTGGTCGCCGCCGACGCCCTCATCTGGCAGGCCGTCCGCGAACGCAAGGAGGCCATCGACCGCATCCTCCCCGACTTCCTCGACGTCCTCGCCGTCGTCGTCTCGGCGGGTCTCGGCTTCCGCCAGGCCCTGGACCGCGTCGCGGAGAAGTACGAGGGGCCGTGGGCCGACGAACTGCGCATCACACTGCGCCAGATGGACATGGGCGTCAGCCGTCGCCAGGCCTTCGACGAGCTGCGCAGGCGCAACTCCTCCGAACAGGTCGCCCAGTTCGTGTCGGCACTGCAGCAGGGCGAGGAACTCGGCTCCCCGATCGCCGAGACCCTGATCCAGCTCGCCACGGACATGCGCCGCACGGACGCCCAGAACGCCCGCCGCCGCGCGGCCAAGACCATCCCGAAGGCGACGATGGTCACCCTCGTCTTCATGCTCCCGGCGACGATGATCCTGATCGCCACGGGAATGTTCCTGGGGTCGGGCACGAACTTCGGCTCGATCCTGGGCCGCTGA
- a CDS encoding type II secretion system F family protein, translating into MNNPAVLALGATVLCGTLAVAGVHTYASGRAQRQALVDRLAGGGPLRTAAGRVRRFAAVDRRLRRTRLGRTIHLRLSATGLDVTAGEFATYVTAVVVALWLIAASTLAPFFGPIAALVGVWSAVIFLNWQRQKRIEAFIGQLPDVARLLANATAAGLAMRTALAMAAEELENPAGEELAHVADQLMMGRTIDDALGELSERLPSRELIVLVTTLVLANKAGGSVVSSLRNLTQTLEDRKETRREVRTMLSEVNATAFTVPLLGLGSLLLINSSNAGALARVTGSGLGQALVLISLGLYTVGFFVIRRLGKIEV; encoded by the coding sequence GTGAACAACCCCGCCGTCCTGGCCCTCGGCGCCACCGTCCTGTGCGGCACCCTCGCCGTCGCGGGCGTGCACACGTACGCCTCCGGGCGCGCCCAGCGCCAGGCCCTCGTGGACCGCCTCGCCGGCGGCGGCCCGCTGCGCACGGCCGCCGGCCGCGTACGCCGCTTCGCCGCCGTCGACCGCCGGCTGCGCCGCACCCGTCTCGGCCGCACCATCCACCTGCGTCTGTCGGCGACGGGCCTCGACGTGACGGCGGGCGAGTTCGCCACCTACGTCACCGCCGTCGTCGTCGCGCTGTGGCTGATCGCCGCCTCGACGCTGGCCCCCTTCTTCGGCCCGATCGCCGCCCTGGTCGGGGTGTGGAGCGCGGTCATATTCCTCAACTGGCAGCGACAGAAACGCATCGAGGCCTTCATCGGTCAACTCCCCGACGTGGCGAGGCTGCTGGCCAACGCGACCGCCGCCGGCCTTGCCATGCGGACCGCGCTGGCGATGGCCGCGGAGGAGCTGGAGAACCCGGCGGGCGAGGAACTCGCCCACGTGGCAGACCAGTTGATGATGGGGCGCACCATCGACGACGCCCTCGGCGAGCTCTCCGAGCGGCTCCCCTCCCGCGAACTGATCGTCCTGGTCACCACACTCGTCCTCGCCAACAAGGCGGGCGGCTCGGTCGTCAGCTCCCTGCGCAACCTCACCCAGACCCTGGAGGACCGCAAGGAGACCCGCCGCGAGGTCCGCACGATGCTCTCCGAGGTCAACGCGACGGCCTTCACGGTCCCGCTGCTCGGCCTCGGCTCGCTGCTCCTGATCAACTCCTCGAACGCGGGCGCGCTCGCCCGCGTCACGGGCTCCGGCCTCGGCCAGGCCCTCGTCCTGATCTCGCTGGGCCTGTACACCGTCGGCTTCTTCGTCATCCGCCGCCTCGGCAAGATCGAAGTCTGA
- a CDS encoding sensor histidine kinase, which produces MNTRRTPPPWLSPPAPHRPWAASPGRLWARLIRPWASAERERAGEAGETAASSWPGGAGPGYLADDAPAPGNVRLQLNALQALCRQAFAVRLAAIAIGAPFAMANATDGLSRYTVLAAAVLGVMGSYAMLRDWDRFGPRLLAHPTLMAVDLTFGAVLLLTASPASPLAYATVCTPLLAGLLYGWRGSGVFTGLQLIVLVTVYRAWQHHPGAGANTLLIAGFCVGAGIIGVTLRNLMFRFGTASQALSEANSRLAVAEAVESERARLAREMHDSVAKTLHGLALAAEALAASASADGADPGTLKRQATTVAGAARRAAAESRDLLSDLRRQADHATYDTDVMAELSACVAEFQERTHLVTTLRHRGGRPILPFATTRQVLAIASEALENAFRHAGARRAEVMIDVSEDELAVRVQDDGEGLPVALVLDDLTRTGHFGLLGMAERAASLGGCLDLKRSPQGGTEVHLSLPLAQAVPHTPQEEAAHA; this is translated from the coding sequence ATGAACACCCGCCGTACGCCCCCGCCCTGGCTGTCGCCTCCCGCGCCGCACCGGCCGTGGGCGGCCTCACCCGGCCGGCTGTGGGCCCGGCTGATCCGGCCGTGGGCGTCGGCGGAGCGGGAGCGGGCGGGGGAAGCCGGGGAGACGGCGGCGTCGAGCTGGCCCGGTGGCGCGGGCCCCGGCTATCTGGCCGACGACGCCCCCGCCCCCGGCAACGTCCGTCTCCAGCTCAACGCCCTCCAGGCCCTCTGCCGCCAGGCCTTCGCCGTCCGCCTCGCCGCGATCGCGATCGGCGCCCCCTTCGCGATGGCCAACGCGACCGACGGCCTGTCCCGTTACACGGTCCTGGCCGCCGCCGTCCTCGGCGTCATGGGCTCGTACGCCATGCTCAGGGACTGGGACCGCTTCGGCCCCCGCCTCCTCGCGCACCCCACCCTGATGGCCGTGGACCTGACCTTCGGCGCGGTGCTGCTCCTGACCGCGTCCCCCGCGTCCCCCCTCGCCTACGCGACGGTCTGCACCCCGCTGCTGGCGGGCCTGCTGTACGGCTGGCGCGGCTCGGGCGTCTTCACGGGCCTCCAGCTGATCGTCCTGGTGACGGTGTACCGGGCTTGGCAGCACCATCCGGGAGCCGGCGCCAACACCCTCCTGATCGCGGGGTTCTGCGTCGGCGCGGGCATCATCGGCGTCACCCTGCGCAACCTGATGTTCCGCTTCGGCACGGCGAGCCAGGCACTGTCCGAGGCGAACTCCCGCCTCGCCGTCGCCGAGGCCGTCGAGTCGGAACGTGCGCGACTGGCACGCGAGATGCACGACTCGGTGGCGAAGACGCTGCACGGGCTCGCCCTGGCGGCGGAGGCGCTGGCCGCTTCGGCCTCGGCGGACGGTGCGGACCCGGGCACGCTGAAGCGCCAGGCGACGACGGTGGCGGGGGCGGCCCGCCGGGCGGCGGCGGAGTCGCGTGACCTTCTGTCGGATCTGCGCCGCCAAGCCGACCACGCGACCTATGACACCGACGTCATGGCCGAACTCAGTGCTTGCGTCGCCGAGTTCCAGGAGCGCACGCATCTCGTGACGACGCTCAGGCATCGGGGCGGGCGTCCGATCCTCCCGTTCGCCACGACGCGTCAGGTACTTGCGATTGCTTCCGAGGCTTTGGAGAACGCGTTCCGCCACGCGGGAGCAAGGCGGGCTGAGGTCATGATCGACGTCTCGGAGGACGAACTGGCCGTACGGGTGCAGGACGACGGAGAGGGCCTGCCCGTGGCACTTGTCCTGGATGACCTGACGAGAACCGGCCACTTCGGCTTGCTTGGCATGGCGGAACGGGCCGCGTCCCTGGGCGGCTGTCTCGACCTGAAGCGCTCTCCGCAAGGGGGGACGGAGGTCCATCTGTCCCTCCCCCTCGCCCAAGCCGTACCCCACACCCCCCAAGAGGAGGCCGCACATGCCTGA